In Streptomyces nojiriensis, the sequence GCAGCAGCGCGTCCGCGGACGGCGTCGCCCAGGGCAGCCGGACGGCGAGGTCCTCCCCGAGCCGCCACAGCTGGTTGTCCCAGCCGCGGGCGCCGAACCGCACGGGGCGGTCCGCCAGGTCGGGGTGCTGGTCGCGTAACAGGTCCCGGACGAGCTCCGCGGTGACCTCGGTTTCGGTGTGCGTCATGCGGACCAACCGTAGCCGGGGCCGGCGTCCCGGCGGGGCCGTCGGGGCCGGCGGGCCCGTCATGGCCTCAGAGCTCCTCGCCGAGCGGCAGCCGGTGGATGCCCGGCAGGTACTCGTCGAGCTCCCCCGGGGTGAACCGGGACATGCCCACGACGTGCCAGAACTCACCGGCCACGTCGCCCTCGTACTTGTACCCGCCGGCCGGGGTCAGCGCCGCCCAGCCGCCCGCCATGCCCATCAGCGTCGCGCGCAGGGACGGCGGTTCGCCGTCCGCCGGGACGTTCCACAGCCGTACGGTGCCGTCCTCGGCGCCGCTCGCCAGGGTCGTCCCGTCCGGGGAGAAGGCGAGCGAGAGCACCCGGCCGGTGTGGCCGACGAGGTCGGTGAGGTGCTCGCCCGTCACGGCGTCCCACAGGCCGACGGCCCGGTCGTCGCCGCCGGTGGCCAGCAGCGGGCGGCCCGGGTGGGCGGCCACCGCCCACAGCCTGCCCCCGCGTCCGCGCAGCCGCTGATCCGCCTGCCCGTCCCGGCGGACGATGGCCGTACCGTCCCAGCTCGCGCTGGCGAGCCAGGCGCCGCCCGGGCCGTACGCGACGCCGTACACCCGGTCGGCATGTCCGCCGAGCTGCTCCAGGAGCTCTCCGCTCCTGGCGTCCCACACCCGTACGAAGCTGTCGTCGCAGCCGGTGGCCAGTACATCGGCGTCCTGGCGGAAGGCGATGGAGCGGACCCGGCCCCGGTGCTCGGTCAGTGTCGACACGGGGGAACCGGTGGGGCGGAACCAGACGCGTACGGAGTCGTCGTCGTTGGCGGTGGCGAGCAGGGTCCCGTCGGCGTTGAAGGCCTCCGCCCAGACGTGCTCGGTCTCGGCGTCGAGCTCCCTCAGGTACTCGCCGCCCAGCGGGTCCCAGAGGTACATGTCGCCGTCGTTGCTGGCCGTGGCGAGGATGGCTTCGAGGGGGCTGAAGGCCGCCGAGACCAGCCGGTCGCCGCGCCCGGTGAGCTCTTGCGTACGCCGGCCCGTGCGCGTCTCCCACAGCCGTACGACCCCGTCGTTCCCGGCCGTGGCCAGCTGTGCGCCGTCCGCACTGAAGGCGACACCGCTGATCCGGCGGCCGTGGCCGCGCAGGATGCGCTTGCCCTGGCCGGTGGCCGCGTCCCAGATCTGCGCGCCGCCGTCGTTTCCGACGGTGAGCAGTTGGCTGTCGCCGGGCCGGAAGGCGCATGCCCAGGCGGTGCCGCGGTGCTCGGTCGGCTGCTGGGGGTGGAGCACGATCGTGTACCCGTGGGGGCGCTCGGTGACCGTCCACAGCCGGACCGCGCCGTTGCTGTCGCAGGCCGCGAGGAGTTTCCCGTCGTCGCCGAAGAGCACCTGGTAGACGGCACCGGTGCCCCGTTCGAGGATTCCGGCGGGCGTGCCGACCACCGGGTCCCAGAGCCGCACCTGGCCGTCGGTGTCACCGCTGGCGAGGAGGTTGCCCCCGGGGTGGAAGTCGAGGACGTACACCCGGCCGGTGTGGCCGGTGAACTCGTGCAGCAGCCGCGCGTCGGCCGTCCGCCAGATCCGCACCGTGCCGCCCTGCCCGGGCGCGCCCCGGTCGGCGGTGGCGAAGAGGGTCCCGTCGGGGCTGAACCGGGCACGGTAGACGGCTCCCTGGTGCCCGTCGATCTCCCGGACGCAGTGCCCGGTGTTCAGGTCCCAGAGCCGTGCCTTCGCGCCCGCGTCCCCGGTGAGCAGCAGGCCGTCCGGTCCGTGGACCGCGGTGTAGACGGGTGCGGCGTGACCCGGCATCCGGTGCACGGGTTCGCCGGTGGCCGTGTCCCAGACCGTGACCAGGCCCTCGCGGTCGCCGGTGGCGAGCAGGGTGCCGTCCGCGTCGAAGGAGACCGGCCACACGCCGTCGGGGTGGACCCGCAGGTGGTGGCGGCAGGCGCCGGTCACCGGGTCCCAGAGCCGGACCGCGCCGTCGGAGCCGCCGGTGGCGATGACGCCCGGCCGGAACTTCACGGCGTACACGCGGCCTTCGTGCCCCTGGAGGGTGCGCACGGCCCGGCCGTCGTCGGCGCCGCAGACCAGGACGGAGCCGTCCTCGCTGCCGACCGCGAGGAGTTCGCCGTCGCTGCTGTACGCGATGGGTTCGGGGAGGCGGCTGGTGCGCATGCCGAAGCCGTACGGGACCCCGACGGCGGAGGGCCGGAACCCGGCGTCCACGGGCATCCCGGGGGCGATCGCGGCGGTCCCGAGCTCGGGGGCCGAGCGCACCGCGTCGTCCATCGTCGTGTCGATGAGCGCGGCCCGGTGCCAGCGGCTGCCGGTCAGCAGCGCGCCCCGCAGATCGGTCCGGGTCAGCCGGGCCCGGCTGAGGTTCGCGCCGGTCAGGTCGGCCCGGCTCAGGTCGGCCCGGTCGAGGCGGGCGCCGGTCAGCCGGGTGCCCCGCAGCAGCGCGCCGGAGAGGTTGGCGCCGATCAGCCGGGCGTCCGTCAGATCGGCGTCGGTGAGGTCGACCCCGGAGAAGTCGCGGTGCGAGAGGTCCTCGCCGGCCAGCCGGGCGCCGCGCAGGTCGGCGTTGGCCGGTACCCGGAGCCGGTCGGAGATCCGGACGGCGTTGGCGCGGGCGGCCTCGCTGACGGCGCGCCCCGGGGAGTCGAGGACCTCGCGCACCCAGCGGGCGCACTGCTCGTGGTCGGCGAGGTCGCAGAAGAACTCGACGGCGAGCTGGCTCAGCGGGCGCGCGAGGAGCAGGGTGTGCTGTCCGCGGGCGAGCTGGCGGGCGGCCTCCCGCGCCACCAGCCATTCGATGACGGAGCCGTGGATGAACTGGAAGACCCCGTCGTCGCTGCGGACCAGCAGGCTGCCCGCGCCGACCGCCTGGGCGCGCTCGGAAGGGGTGAGCGGGGACTCGGTGAGTTCGCTGAGGGTGTCGGCCACGGTCTCGGTGAGCTCGTCGAGCCGCAGGGCGCTGCGGCCGCTCTCCCACAGCCGCCAGGCCAGCGCGGTGACCGCGGCCCACAGCTGGTCGACGGTGAGTCCGGGCGGCGCGCCGGGCCCGCCCTGGCCGCGCCGTTCCTCGTGGTCGAGCCAGGAGGTGAACACGTCCTCGTACAGCCGGGCGGGGCTGAGCGCCCGGCCCGCTCCGGCGACCGCGCGCAGCTGGTCCTGGCTCAGATCGGCGACGAAGGAGAGCAGCCGGGGATTGCGGCAGAGCATCAGGAGGTCGGGGATGTTGCGCAGGAGCTGGTAGCGGCGGTCGGCGGCGCGCTCGTCGCCGTAGCTGCGTACGAGGTAGGAGCGGATCTGGGCGGGGGTGAAGCCCTCGACGGCCAGGATCCTGCGCTGCGGGAGCAGGCCGACGCGCTCGCCGAGCGCGGTGAGGACCTGGGCGTGCGACTTGAAGTGCTGGGTGCGGCTGCTGACGACGATCTTGGCGTGGTCCACGGCCGCGTCGAGGAGGACCTGGAGGTGGTCGGCGGCCCGGTCGTAGCTGACCCGGTTGACCAGTTCGTCGAAGCCGTCGAAGAGCAGGACGACGCGGCCCTGGGCGAGCATGTAGCGCAGGGCCCGCAGGTCGATGGTGTCGACGTCGTGGCCGGCCAGATGCGCGGCGACCAGGCCTTCGAGGCTGTGCGCCCGGTCGAGGGAGTTGAGCGGGATCAGCAGCGGGGTCAGGTGCGGGAGCTGTTCGGAGATGCGCCGGGCGAGCTCGCGCAGCGCGAAGGTCTTGCCGTGTCCGAAGTCGCCGAGGAGCAGGACGAACCGGCCGTGGTCGGACTCCAGGAGTTCCAGCAGCTCCTCGACGAGTCCGTCGCGCTCCTGGCCGTCGGGGCGATCGGCGTCGCGGTAGCGCTGGGGGAGGTAGAGGCCGGGGGCGTACTGCTCGCTGCTGCTGAGCCGGGCCGTCTGCGCGGCGACGTAGCCGCGGAGGTCGAGCAGGCCCTGGAACTCGATGAAGCTCCGGACCCGGACCCGGACGCCGTGGGCGGCGGCCCGCCGGCGCAGCCCGCCGGCCGGGGCGTCGCCCGCGTACACCAGGACGGCCTCGGAGCCGGTGTCGGTCGCGTGCACCTGGGCGATGAAGCGGTCGAGTTCGTCCTCGGTGGGGCTCCCGGGGTGGACTGCTATGCGCTGCTGCTGGACGACGCCGTCCTCCTGCTCCTGCCAGGTGGCCATGATCTGCACCATGTCGCCCGGTTCACGGCGCGGGACGTCGCGCAGCCGTACGCCCTCCCGGCGCACGCGGCAGATCTCCTTCACCCGCTCGGCGAGCGCGGCCGCCGGGTCGTCCAGGGGAGCCCGGCCGCCGGCCCGCTCGACGTTGATGACGGCGGGCAGTTCCGGTACGGGGAAGACCCGGCGGGTCTGCCGCCATGCGGCGGGGAAGGTCTCGGACGCGGAGGTGATCCGGTCGTCCCAGCGGGTCACTCCCTCCGCGCCGACCTGGAGCAGCTGGAACCTGGCGGGGGCCGCGGAGCCGAACAGGGGCAGCTCACCGGCGCCCCCGGACGCCGCGGAGGCCCCTGAAGCCCCTGAAGCCCCGGCGAGCTGGGTGCGGCTGGGAGCCGAGGTGGTGGTGCGCGGGCCGCCGGTCGGCCCGTGCAGCAGCAGGTGCAGCCGCGGGGCGGCCAGCCGGGCGAAGGCGTCGGCGTCCCGCAGCCCGCCGGGGCCGCCGACCGCGTCGCCGGGGCGGCGGCCGTCGGTGAGCGGGTGGCGGAGCGCGCCGATGCGCAGCCAGCCCTCCTCCTCGTACCGGCGCATGGCCTCGGCGAACCAGGCCGCCTGGTCGCGGCCGATGAAGCCGTACTGCTCCTCGGGGCGGTGGCTGTAGGCCATGGAGGAGTTGAATCCGGCGACGACCGTGCTCAGTTCGGGCACCGGGAAGAGGGTCCAGGGCTGGTCGCTGTCGAAGACGGTGTCCAGGCCCTGGTAGAGGCCGCGGAACAGCCGGGTGTAGTGGCGCCATTTGGGCCAGTACGGCGGCTGCGGTGCCACCTCGTCGGCCTCGCAGGTGTGGAAGTAGGCCTGGGACGCGGCCTGGTTCACGTCCTGCGCGCCCGGTACCACCATCACCCGCTGGGGGGACAGGTCGAGCTGGGAGCGCAGGGCGGTGAGGAAGCTGAGGGCCTGGTCGCATTCGCGCGGGCTGCCGGACGCGGTGAGGTCGCCGGTGACCACCATCAGATCGGGGGCGGGTGCCCCCGCGTCCCTGAGCATGATGAGGTCGCCGCGGATCTGCCGGCTGAGCGAGTCTGGTTCGCGGCCGCGCCCGAAGTCGGGCCCGGCCAGGTGCAGGACGGTCACGGTGTCCTGGGCTCCGTGGCCGGCCGCGGCAGCCTGCGGGTAGAGCGGCGCCCTGACCGGCCGCCGGCGCCCCGACCAGCCGGGGCCGGCGAGCGCGCTCGGCTGCGGGTGGCCCGGGTTGGGCTGCTCCGGGTGGCGGACGGGTCCCGGACCGCTCCCCGGGAAACCGGGACGGCGGCCCGGCCGGGCATGGCCGTCGACGGCCTGCCCGACCCGGTTCAGGAGCAGGGAACGGGCCACGTCGATGTCCGCCACCCCGACGAGGTCGACGTAGGTGATCGTGGCGAGGAGTCCCTCGATCGGGATCTCGTCCACCCGGACGGTCAGCAGCCTCCGTTCGGGCGACTCGGGCGAGGCCCGGAGCGCGGCCTGCCATTCCATGCGACCGTAGGTGGAACGCTCGTAGTGGCGGGACAGGACGGCGATGACCGCCACGGACTCGCTGACCCCCCGGTCCATGAAGTCTATGAAGTTGGTCCCCGGCACGAAGTCCCAGGCCTGCACCACCGTGCGGTAACCGGCTTCCTCCAGGGTCCAGGCGATCCATGCGGCCCATTGTTCGTCTGCCGGGGAGTAACTGATGAAGAAGTCGAACTCTCTTGCGGGAGCGCCGAATTGCCCGTCCGTCATCATGAGTCCATCGTAGGGCCGTGCCCCCGGCCGAGGGATTGTCCCGTCAAGGACGGGGTCGTCTCCCGCGGAGCGCCGGACACCCGGCGCGGGCGGGCCTGTCCGGTTCCTTCCGCCCCGTCTGATGCCGGGGCGTGTGTATGTGCGAACCTGTTCGCCGTGTCTTTCCTCAGGCGTCTGCATCCACTGGACTGGCTGGCCGGCGGCCTGCTCGCACTCGGTGCGCTGTGCGTCGCCACGGGCCTGCTGCCCACCGGACCCGCCTCGGACGTGCTGGAGCGCATCGGTCCGCTGGTGGTGTTCCTGGCCACCGTCATCGTCCTCGCCGAGCTGACCGGCAAGGCGGAGGTGTTCGACGTCGTCGCCACCTGGGTGGCCCGGGCGGGGCGCGGCAGGTACCCGCTCCTCTTCTGTCTCTGCGTGCTGTTCGCGTCCGTCACCACCATCACCCTCAACCTGGACACGACGGCGGTCCTGCTGACCCCGGTGATGCTGGCGCTGGCGACCCGGGTCGGTATCGCGCCCGTACCGCTGGCGATGACCACGGTGTGGCTGGCGAACACGGCCAGCCTGCTGCTCCCCGTGTCGAACCTGACGAACCTGCTGGCCGCGGACCGCATCGCGCTGACCCCGTCGGAGATGGCCGCCACCATGTGGGCGCCGCAGCTGGCCGCCATCGCGGTCACGATGGCCTGCCTGTGGGGCTTCTACTGGCGCCCGGGGCGCCGCGGCGAGACCCGCTACACTCCGCCGCCCCTGCCGCGTCCCGCGGACCCGGTCCTGTTCCGGGTGAGCGCGGTGGCGTGCGCCGGATTCCTGCTGGCGATCCTGCTCGCCGATGTGCCGCTGTGGTCGGCGTCGATGGGGGCCGCATTGATCGTGGTCGTGGCCTTCTGGGTGCGCGGCCGGGAAGCGCTGCGCCTGTCCCTGATCCCCTGGCGGCTCCTCGTCCTGGTTCCGGGGATGTTCCTGGTCGTGGAGACGGTCAACGCCCACGGGCTGCACGACATCCTCGCGGCGGCGATGGGCTCCGACAACGACCTCGTCGGAATGCTGAGGTCGGCGGCGGTCGGCGCGGGCTTCTCCAACGTACTGAACAACCTCCCGGCCTACCTGGCGGGCGAGGCGGCGATCCCGGTGGCCAACCACGAACAGCTGCTCGCCCAGCTGATCGGCGTCAACGTGGGGCCGGTCATCACGCCGTGGGCCTCGCTGGCCACCCTCCTGTGGTTCGAGCGGTGCCGCTGGCACGGCACCCGGATCGGCCTGGGCCGCTTCTTCGGCACGGGCGCCGTACTGGCGGTGGCGGGCACCGTGGCGGCGACGCTCGCGCTGGCGGCCACCACCTAGGTGGTGGTGACGGACCCCACCTCGCCCAGCAGGTACGCGAGCGTCTCGCCGCGGGCCGCCACGAAGCTGCGTCCGGTGTCGGCCCCGGCGAAGCCGGGTCTGAAGGCCGCCCCGGACAGCGTGCGCAGCTCCACGCCCGCTTCGGCCGCGAGCAGCGCCCCGGTCGGCAGGTCGACGCCCTCGGCGCGGTAGCCGACGAAGGCGTCGATGGTGCCGCGCGCCAGCAGGCTCCAGCCGAGCAGCGGCGCCCACAGCTGCAGGACGCGCCTGCAGCGCAGCTCCAGCACCGTGCGCAGGCCCACCGCGGTCACGTCGCCCCGTTCCACGGCGTACCCCTGGGTCCATGCGACGACGGGGCCGGGGCGCGGCAGGGTCGGGCCGGGGCCGGGCAGCGCGCCGGACGGCCCGTGGGCTCCGTACCCCCGGACCGCGTGCCAGGTCTCCCCGGTCACCGGTTCGTGCACCACGCCCATCACAGGGGTGCCGCCCAGGCACAGCCCGATCCCGACCGCGTAGGTGGGCAGCCCGATCACGACGTTGTTGCTGCCGTCCAACGGGTCGACCAGCCAAGTCCGTTCGCCGGCCGCGTCGAGGAGCCCGGCCTCCTCGGACAGGATCCGGTCGTGCGGGAAGTGGCGCTGTATCCGGCTGAGCACGAGCTTCTCGG encodes:
- a CDS encoding TIR domain-containing protein; amino-acid sequence: MMTDGQFGAPAREFDFFISYSPADEQWAAWIAWTLEEAGYRTVVQAWDFVPGTNFIDFMDRGVSESVAVIAVLSRHYERSTYGRMEWQAALRASPESPERRLLTVRVDEIPIEGLLATITYVDLVGVADIDVARSLLLNRVGQAVDGHARPGRRPGFPGSGPGPVRHPEQPNPGHPQPSALAGPGWSGRRRPVRAPLYPQAAAAGHGAQDTVTVLHLAGPDFGRGREPDSLSRQIRGDLIMLRDAGAPAPDLMVVTGDLTASGSPRECDQALSFLTALRSQLDLSPQRVMVVPGAQDVNQAASQAYFHTCEADEVAPQPPYWPKWRHYTRLFRGLYQGLDTVFDSDQPWTLFPVPELSTVVAGFNSSMAYSHRPEEQYGFIGRDQAAWFAEAMRRYEEEGWLRIGALRHPLTDGRRPGDAVGGPGGLRDADAFARLAAPRLHLLLHGPTGGPRTTTSAPSRTQLAGASGASGASAASGGAGELPLFGSAAPARFQLLQVGAEGVTRWDDRITSASETFPAAWRQTRRVFPVPELPAVINVERAGGRAPLDDPAAALAERVKEICRVRREGVRLRDVPRREPGDMVQIMATWQEQEDGVVQQQRIAVHPGSPTEDELDRFIAQVHATDTGSEAVLVYAGDAPAGGLRRRAAAHGVRVRVRSFIEFQGLLDLRGYVAAQTARLSSSEQYAPGLYLPQRYRDADRPDGQERDGLVEELLELLESDHGRFVLLLGDFGHGKTFALRELARRISEQLPHLTPLLIPLNSLDRAHSLEGLVAAHLAGHDVDTIDLRALRYMLAQGRVVLLFDGFDELVNRVSYDRAADHLQVLLDAAVDHAKIVVSSRTQHFKSHAQVLTALGERVGLLPQRRILAVEGFTPAQIRSYLVRSYGDERAADRRYQLLRNIPDLLMLCRNPRLLSFVADLSQDQLRAVAGAGRALSPARLYEDVFTSWLDHEERRGQGGPGAPPGLTVDQLWAAVTALAWRLWESGRSALRLDELTETVADTLSELTESPLTPSERAQAVGAGSLLVRSDDGVFQFIHGSVIEWLVAREAARQLARGQHTLLLARPLSQLAVEFFCDLADHEQCARWVREVLDSPGRAVSEAARANAVRISDRLRVPANADLRGARLAGEDLSHRDFSGVDLTDADLTDARLIGANLSGALLRGTRLTGARLDRADLSRADLTGANLSRARLTRTDLRGALLTGSRWHRAALIDTTMDDAVRSAPELGTAAIAPGMPVDAGFRPSAVGVPYGFGMRTSRLPEPIAYSSDGELLAVGSEDGSVLVCGADDGRAVRTLQGHEGRVYAVKFRPGVIATGGSDGAVRLWDPVTGACRHHLRVHPDGVWPVSFDADGTLLATGDREGLVTVWDTATGEPVHRMPGHAAPVYTAVHGPDGLLLTGDAGAKARLWDLNTGHCVREIDGHQGAVYRARFSPDGTLFATADRGAPGQGGTVRIWRTADARLLHEFTGHTGRVYVLDFHPGGNLLASGDTDGQVRLWDPVVGTPAGILERGTGAVYQVLFGDDGKLLAACDSNGAVRLWTVTERPHGYTIVLHPQQPTEHRGTAWACAFRPGDSQLLTVGNDGGAQIWDAATGQGKRILRGHGRRISGVAFSADGAQLATAGNDGVVRLWETRTGRRTQELTGRGDRLVSAAFSPLEAILATASNDGDMYLWDPLGGEYLRELDAETEHVWAEAFNADGTLLATANDDDSVRVWFRPTGSPVSTLTEHRGRVRSIAFRQDADVLATGCDDSFVRVWDARSGELLEQLGGHADRVYGVAYGPGGAWLASASWDGTAIVRRDGQADQRLRGRGGRLWAVAAHPGRPLLATGGDDRAVGLWDAVTGEHLTDLVGHTGRVLSLAFSPDGTTLASGAEDGTVRLWNVPADGEPPSLRATLMGMAGGWAALTPAGGYKYEGDVAGEFWHVVGMSRFTPGELDEYLPGIHRLPLGEEL
- a CDS encoding SLC13 family permease, giving the protein MSFLRRLHPLDWLAGGLLALGALCVATGLLPTGPASDVLERIGPLVVFLATVIVLAELTGKAEVFDVVATWVARAGRGRYPLLFCLCVLFASVTTITLNLDTTAVLLTPVMLALATRVGIAPVPLAMTTVWLANTASLLLPVSNLTNLLAADRIALTPSEMAATMWAPQLAAIAVTMACLWGFYWRPGRRGETRYTPPPLPRPADPVLFRVSAVACAGFLLAILLADVPLWSASMGAALIVVVAFWVRGREALRLSLIPWRLLVLVPGMFLVVETVNAHGLHDILAAAMGSDNDLVGMLRSAAVGAGFSNVLNNLPAYLAGEAAIPVANHEQLLAQLIGVNVGPVITPWASLATLLWFERCRWHGTRIGLGRFFGTGAVLAVAGTVAATLALAATT
- a CDS encoding inositol monophosphatase family protein; this encodes MPSSGPDFDHERQVAVAAAEEAGSLLRRRFGTARCVRTKGGTGDVQMDLDLAAEKLVLSRIQRHFPHDRILSEEAGLLDAAGERTWLVDPLDGSNNVVIGLPTYAVGIGLCLGGTPVMGVVHEPVTGETWHAVRGYGAHGPSGALPGPGPTLPRPGPVVAWTQGYAVERGDVTAVGLRTVLELRCRRVLQLWAPLLGWSLLARGTIDAFVGYRAEGVDLPTGALLAAEAGVELRTLSGAAFRPGFAGADTGRSFVAARGETLAYLLGEVGSVTTT